A region of Alteromonadaceae bacterium 2753L.S.0a.02 DNA encodes the following proteins:
- a CDS encoding YD repeat-containing protein (manually curated), whose product SGITSVKSSVALDYSYDALGRLEEVKEDNAAIIAYCYDAAGNRYNVVHNAGSDSCPDEPAPQLPAIVTGLSISSSQGGGYVVSWSPVSDAIWYEVNLPAPDAAFPNQQPPIRIDSPQTTMTTSTQRPINVRACNYYGCSIDASAF is encoded by the coding sequence TGTCTGGAATTACGTCAGTCAAATCGTCAGTGGCGCTCGATTATAGTTACGATGCGCTTGGGCGATTGGAAGAAGTTAAGGAAGATAACGCAGCAATAATTGCCTACTGCTACGACGCGGCAGGTAACCGATACAACGTGGTTCATAATGCGGGGAGCGACAGTTGTCCTGATGAGCCCGCCCCTCAATTGCCTGCAATTGTTACTGGCTTGTCCATTAGTAGTTCTCAAGGGGGCGGATATGTAGTTTCCTGGAGTCCCGTTTCCGACGCTATTTGGTATGAGGTGAATTTACCAGCACCGGATGCGGCCTTTCCAAATCAGCAGCCACCCATTCGCATTGACTCGCCTCAAACAACTATGACCACCAGTACACAACGCCCCATTAATGTAAGGGCGTGTAATTACTACGGTTGTAGCATTGATGCCTCGGCTTTCTAG